The proteins below come from a single Dermacentor albipictus isolate Rhodes 1998 colony chromosome 7, USDA_Dalb.pri_finalv2, whole genome shotgun sequence genomic window:
- the LOC135906824 gene encoding amine sulfotransferase-like — protein sequence MRDPVEGFAEIEEYNINLAGFIRDCSSNNFAGGSPVAMDPEDYKSIKSVPMQSVFPKENVLSAMQSTEDVSFGSFLECFHYGKTPYGEYFGHLLPWYEMRNEPNVLFFTYEQLKMNTRELVLKIADFLGEEHGTALSEDTEFYEKILQSSSLKNMKAIFDYTPSERIKALGELPPERNLKSLEFFKKLNIQKKMYKGSALVRKGMIGDWRDHYTTDYIAKTKACIAEKTKESDVMNLWKDLDLP from the exons TGACTGCAGTTCTAACAATTTCGCAGGTGGTTCCCCTGTGGCTATGGATCCTGAGGATTACAAGAGCATCAAGAGCGTTCCAATGCAGTCCGTATTTCCCAAAGAGAACGTGCTTTCGGCCATGCA GAGCACAGAAGACGTGTCCTTTGGCAGCTTCCTTGAATGCTTTCACTACGGCAAGACCCCCTACGGTGAATACTTTGGCCACCTTCTTCCCTGGTATGAGATGAGAAACGAGCCCAACGTCTTGTTCTTTACCTACGAGCAGCTGAAAATGAATACCAGGGAATTAGTATTGAAGATTGCAGATTTCCTTGGCGAAGAGCATGGTACGGCTTTGAGTGAAGACACGGAGTTCTACGAGAAAATCTTGCAGTCATCAAGTCTTAAGAACATGAAGGCCATCTTTGATTACACCCCTTCCGAGCGTATAAAAGCGCTGGGAGAACTTCCGCCTGAAAGAAATCTGAAGTCTCTTGAATTCTTCAAAAAACTGAACATacagaaaaaaatgtacaagGGCTCAGCCCTTGTGCGCAAGGGAATGATAGGAGACTGGCGAGACCACTACACAACAGATTATATTGCGAAGACTAAAGCTTGTATAGCAGAGAAAACCAAGGAGAGTGACGTCATGAATCTGTGGAAGGACTTAGATCTTCCGTAA